The Humulus lupulus chromosome 4, drHumLupu1.1, whole genome shotgun sequence genome has a window encoding:
- the LOC133832932 gene encoding protein FAR-RED IMPAIRED RESPONSE 1-like: MVEVHEGWENVGCIKYDLYKGICKRYSTWDDCDTSTAMGFLEAKKGPDNMFFYKYDVDKVNRLTNLFWSDGTSQVDYQLFGDCLAFDSTYKTNRYYKEEEWEDNWKVTVNKYRLTRNAWVEAQYGIRKQWADTFLRGIYFGGATATGRCESMNSFLKRDLQNKIPLWMFIRHFDHDLSMLRYNEMKEHYKNNLTELVLNQTTMSCVADEISSIFTREIFTRIIKEIRRGDNYIVLKDDKIPSYTLCLVKKYIGSGLKRKVSISNDGDDVRCDCYSLETKGIPCRHIFISLKNLERRSLPICLVNRRWLKDAKQVQLLTQGNERKCCHLEVIENSRYGGVTTQTTIMSYLATRSREAFQKAMKVISELNAELEKMPLDEQLKHPQNDEVIFPNNILDSQIKKNKRQTNYSKFVEIILWRCKEEKAKKITITLQVLW; encoded by the exons ATGGTAGAAGTTCATGAAGGTTGGGAAAATGTGGGATGTATAAAATATGACTTGTACAAGGGAATCTGTAAAAGATATTCAACTTGGGATGATTGTGACACGTCCACAGCAATGGGTTTTCTCGAAGCAAAAAAAGGGCCGGACAACATGTTTTTCTACAAGTATGATGTAGATAAAGTAAATAGATTGACAAATTTATTCTGGTCTGACGGGACTTCCCAGGTTGATTACcaattatttggtgattgttTGGCTTTCGATTCTACTTACAAAACCAATag gtATTACAAGGAGGAAGAATGGGAGGATAATTGGAAAGTGACTgtgaataaatatagattgacAAGAAATGCATGGGTGGAAGCACAATATGGCATAAGAAAGCAGTGGGCAGATACTTTTCTTCGTGGTATTTATTTTGGTGGAGCTACTGCTACCGGTAGATGCGAATCTATGAATTCATTCTTGAAAAGAGATTTGCAAAATAAAATACCATTGTGGATGTTTATACGACACTTTGATCATGATTTATCTATGTTACGTTACAACGAGATGAAAGAACACTACAAAAATAATTTGACTGAACTAGTTTTGAACCAGACAACTATGTCGTGTGTGGCAGATGAAATTTCTTCAATTTTCACAAGGGAAATTTTTACAAGGATAATAAAGGAGATACGACGTGGCGATAATTATATTGTCTTGAAGGATGATAAGATACCAAGTTACACTCTTTGTTtggtaaaaaaatatattggTTCTGGATTAAAGCGCAAAGTGTCAATCTCCAACGATGGGGATGATGTGCGATGTGATTGCTATTCTCTTGAGACAAAAGGAATTCCATGTAGacatatttttatttcattgaaGAATTTGGAGAGAAGAAGTTTGCCAATTTGTTTGGTCAATAGACGTTGGCTAAAAGATGCTAAACAAGTTCAACTGTTAACTCAAGGTAATGAAAGAAAGTGTTGTCATCTTGAAGTTATTGAAAATTCTAGGTACGGTGGTGTAACCACACAAACTACTATCATGTCGTACCTTGCTACAAGATCGCGAGAAGCATTTCAAAAGGCTATGAAAGTTATATCAGAGTTGAATGCAGAATTGGAAAAAATGCCACTAGATGAACAGTTAAAACATCCTCAAAATGATGAAGTAATATTTCCTAATAATATTTTGGACTCTcagattaaaaaaaacaaaaggcaGACCAACTACAGCAAGTTTGTCGAAATCATTCTCTGGAGGTGCAAAGAAGAGAAAGCCAAAAAAATCACTATTACATTGCAAGTATTGTGGTGA